A section of the Agrobacterium tumefaciens genome encodes:
- the rpsG gene encoding 30S ribosomal protein S7, whose product MSRRHSAEKREINPDPKFGDLVVTKFMNAIMLHGKKSVAESIVYGAFDVVQGKTKQEPLTVFHSALDNVAPHVEVRSRRVGGATYQVPVDVRPERRQALAIRWLITAARKRNETTMVDRLSGELMDAANNRGSAVKKREDTHKMADANRAFSHYRW is encoded by the coding sequence ATGTCCCGTCGCCATAGTGCAGAAAAGCGTGAGATCAACCCGGACCCGAAGTTCGGCGATCTGGTCGTCACCAAGTTCATGAACGCCATCATGCTTCACGGCAAGAAGTCGGTCGCAGAAAGCATCGTTTACGGCGCGTTTGACGTCGTTCAGGGCAAGACGAAGCAGGAACCGCTGACCGTGTTCCATTCGGCCCTCGACAACGTCGCGCCGCATGTTGAAGTGCGTTCGCGCCGCGTTGGTGGTGCGACATACCAGGTTCCGGTTGATGTTCGTCCCGAGCGTCGCCAGGCCCTCGCAATCCGCTGGTTGATCACTGCCGCTCGCAAGCGCAACGAAACGACCATGGTCGATCGCCTTTCCGGCGAACTCATGGACGCTGCGAACAACCGCGGCTCCGCTGTCAAGAAGCGTGAAGACACGCACAAGATGGCCGACGCTAACCGCGCATTCTCGCATTACCGCTGGTAA